In Bacillota bacterium, the genomic window CTTGAGTCCTGGCTATTTTAATACTCTTGAGGAAATAAAGACAGTTCTGGACGCCTTGGCCACAATTGAAAGGGAAGGGAGTAGCCATGCCCGATAAGTCAGCGATTTTCACCTTTCCTTCTACCCATCACGCCTTAAAAGCCGAGCAAGTGCTGAAGTCAACCCCGTTCAAGACTACCATCATCCCGGTGCCACGGGAGCTCACTTCCCTTTGTGGCCTGGCGATTAAGGTTGACCCGGAACACCGGGTGGCGGTTGAGGAAACTCTTGTCGCCTATGGTGTAAAAATCGAAGGAGTTTTTCTGCTTCCTCATAAGAAACAGAGCCATATGCGGGTTTAACTAGTGGTCCGGGCGGATTGCCTGGACTTTTTGGTGCATTTATGCTACGATTCCACTTAGAGGTGTCTGTCCGAAAAAATCTTATGGATGGATGAAGGAGGGATTAGGGTGCTGGAAGCAGTTGATATCAGTTTGAGCTTTCCAGTTAACGGCAACAGCGTGGCCAAAGAAGTGCTTAACCACATTAATGTAACGCTGGAACCGGGTAAATTTTACGCTATTACTGGACCAAACGGGGGAGGCAAAACATCCTTAGCCAAAGTGATCATGGGAATCTATCAGCCTTCCGGGGGAAGGTTGTATTATAAAGGAGAAGACATCACCGAGTTAAGTGTCACTGAGCGGGCCCGGCGGGGGATTGCTTATGCTTTTCAGCAGCCGCCCCGGTTTAAGGGATTGCGCGTCCGTGACCTCTTGCGGATCGCCAATCACGACCTGGACGAAGCGGCCCTGCATGGTCTCTTACGGAACGTAGGCTTGTGTTTTGAGGACTATATTGACCGGGAGGTTGACGCCAGCTTATCGGGTGGTGAGATGAAACGGATTGAGATCGCGACACTTCTCGCCCGACAGGGAGAAATGACCATCTACGACGAACCGGAAGCCGGGGTTGACCTCTGGACATTTCACCAGTTGGTCAACGTGATTATCAACCAGCACCACAAACGGCAGGGCACAACTTTAGTCATTACCCATAATGAAAGATTTCTCATGGCTGCGGACGAGGTCATGCTGGTCGCTGATGGGGAAATTCGGGAGCGGGGTAAGGTGGACAAGATCTGGCCTCTGATCAAGGATGACTATAACTGCCAGTGGAGAAATCAGTGTGGAGGAGAAACGAATGACCCTAACTGCATTAGATAAACAGCTACTGGCGATGATCGCGGATCTCCACGATATTCCCGCCGGAGCATACAACATCAGAAAAGACGGCGGCGCGGTGGCCCGCCAGTCTTCAGCCAATATTGAAATCCTTCCGAAAACGGACAAGCCCGGCATTGACATCATCGTCAAACCGGGGACCAAGCAGGAAGCGGTGCACATTCCAGTAATAATGACCAAAACTGGCTTACACGATCTGGTTTACAATACTTTCGACATTGGTGAAGGAGCAGACGTCCTGGTGGTGGCCGGTTGTGGTATTCATAACAGCGGGCAAGAGAAAACGCAGCACGATGGGATTCACGAGATCATCGTGCGGCGGGGAGGTAAGTTGCGCTACGTGGAAAAACATTTCGGCCAGGGAGACGGAGGAAAACGAGTGCTGAACCCGCAGACGATCATCACTGTGGAAGAGGGCGCGGTCGCTGAATTAGAATTGATCCAGATTAAAGGAGTAGACAATACCATCCGACTGACCAGAGCGGAAGTGAAAAAGCACGGGTTGCTCAAGATGGTGGAAAAACTCCTCACCCATAATGAACAGAACGCCGAGTCTTCCATCGTAATTACCTTGGTGGGTGAAGATTCAGCCGCCCAGGTGATTTCCCGAGCTGTGGCGCAGGATTCGTCAAAACAAGTTTTTAAAGCTTCCCTTATTGGTCAGAACCGGTCGCGCGGCCATGTTGAGTGTGATGCTATTATCATGGACCAGGCGAAAATTACTTCTGTCCCTGAACTTCATGCAGAGCACGCTGAAGCCGAACTGACCCATGAAGCGGCGATCGGCAAGATTGCCGGTGACCAACTGCTGAAGATGATGTCCCTGGGGTTGACCGAGCAAGAAGCGATTGAGACGATCCTAAGTGGATTCCTTCGATAAGAACTGTTAGACAGCTGTCAGGCACGGGGTGCTGCAGGAAGGTGAAAATGTGAATCTGAGTTTGTTGCAAACCTTTGTTACAGTGGTAGAGATGGCCAGCCTTTCTGGGGCGGCCCGGAAACTACATCTAACCCAACCAGCGGTGAGCAAGCACATTCAGGCCCTGGAAGAGCACTACGGCACCCAGTTGTTGGAACGGGTTGGGCGGCGGATCAAGCTGACCGAGGCGGGGGAGATTTTGTTCCGAAACTCGTTGGAAATCATGGCAATAATGGAGCAAACCGATCAGGCAATCGCCGAATCTTCTGCTCAGATCAGAGGACGGCTGGCGCTGGGAGCGAGCAATATACCCGGTCACTACATTTTACCGGCGATCGTCGGGCGCTTTAAAAAAGCTTACCCTGAGGCCCAGATCACCTTGGAGATCGGTGATACCAGTCAGATCATTAGTCAATTGTTGGAAGGGAAAATCAACGTTGGCGTGGTGGGGGCGTGGGTGAAAAACAGGAAGCTGACGGGTACTAAATTTGCCGAGGATGAAATTTGCTTGATTGTACCCCCCGATCATCCCCGGGCAAAAGATGGCGCTATTGAAATTAAAGATCTGCTGAAGGAGAATTTGATCTGGCGGGAAAAAGGATCGGGTACGCGCATGGTGATCGAGGAAAAACTGAACCAAGCTGGTTTAAGCCCGGAGAAGTTAAAGATCGTGTTGGAGTTAGGGAGTACCGAGGCGGTGATCTCAGCCGTTGAGGCTGGTTTGGGAGCAGCTTTGGTTTCCCGGTGGGCGACCCAAAAAGTTGAAGACCTGGGTCGTGTGGTCAGCCTGAGTGTTAAAAACCTTGACCTCAAACGAGATCTATATCTGGTCTACCCAAAACAAAAGTCTTATCCCCGCGTAGTGCAAGCATTTTTAGATTTCGTCAGGGAGTAAACTAATAAACTAAAGAAAAAGAACTAGAAAAAGAACTCATTGT contains:
- a CDS encoding DUF3343 domain-containing protein; this translates as MPDKSAIFTFPSTHHALKAEQVLKSTPFKTTIIPVPRELTSLCGLAIKVDPEHRVAVEETLVAYGVKIEGVFLLPHKKQSHMRV
- a CDS encoding ATP-binding cassette domain-containing protein; translation: MDEGGIRVLEAVDISLSFPVNGNSVAKEVLNHINVTLEPGKFYAITGPNGGGKTSLAKVIMGIYQPSGGRLYYKGEDITELSVTERARRGIAYAFQQPPRFKGLRVRDLLRIANHDLDEAALHGLLRNVGLCFEDYIDREVDASLSGGEMKRIEIATLLARQGEMTIYDEPEAGVDLWTFHQLVNVIINQHHKRQGTTLVITHNERFLMAADEVMLVADGEIRERGKVDKIWPLIKDDYNCQWRNQCGGETNDPNCIR
- a CDS encoding SufD family Fe-S cluster assembly protein produces the protein MTLTALDKQLLAMIADLHDIPAGAYNIRKDGGAVARQSSANIEILPKTDKPGIDIIVKPGTKQEAVHIPVIMTKTGLHDLVYNTFDIGEGADVLVVAGCGIHNSGQEKTQHDGIHEIIVRRGGKLRYVEKHFGQGDGGKRVLNPQTIITVEEGAVAELELIQIKGVDNTIRLTRAEVKKHGLLKMVEKLLTHNEQNAESSIVITLVGEDSAAQVISRAVAQDSSKQVFKASLIGQNRSRGHVECDAIIMDQAKITSVPELHAEHAEAELTHEAAIGKIAGDQLLKMMSLGLTEQEAIETILSGFLR
- a CDS encoding LysR family transcriptional regulator, coding for MNLSLLQTFVTVVEMASLSGAARKLHLTQPAVSKHIQALEEHYGTQLLERVGRRIKLTEAGEILFRNSLEIMAIMEQTDQAIAESSAQIRGRLALGASNIPGHYILPAIVGRFKKAYPEAQITLEIGDTSQIISQLLEGKINVGVVGAWVKNRKLTGTKFAEDEICLIVPPDHPRAKDGAIEIKDLLKENLIWREKGSGTRMVIEEKLNQAGLSPEKLKIVLELGSTEAVISAVEAGLGAALVSRWATQKVEDLGRVVSLSVKNLDLKRDLYLVYPKQKSYPRVVQAFLDFVRE